A portion of the Longimicrobium sp. genome contains these proteins:
- a CDS encoding amino acid permease codes for MNALFRRKPISEIRDEHVDPQTEVEHGLRRSLGVWQLTALGIGAIIGAGIFSGAGTAVSGGPNHPGAGPGLVVSYVLVAIACGFAALCYAEFASLIPQAGSAYTYAYATLGELIAWIIGWDLIIEYAVGNIAVAVSWSAYFTTLLSGFGIHMPSWLATDPRTAFQGFTAVHAATPSTDPTMIEAAHAWTTAPHILGFPVIINLPAVLIVALITWILVIGIRESAWANTVMVILKLAILFFFIAMGSFWVKPANWHPFMPNGWNGVFAGAALIFFAYIGFDAVSTAAEEAKDPQRDMPKAMILSLIATSIIYIVVTLVMTGLVPWNSHGSADPLAAAFTERGYNWAAGIISFGAVIAMASVLLVFQMGQPRIFFSMARDGLLPPFAAKLHPKYRTPHVTTILTGAFVAFFAAFANINEVIELTNIGTLFAFVLVAVGVMALRLREPERHRPFRTPAVWFVAPAAILSCGFLMYQLPLITWKRFVIWLVVGLVFYFLYGYWKSNLRDRPAAGS; via the coding sequence ATGAACGCACTGTTCCGCAGGAAGCCCATCAGCGAGATCCGCGACGAGCACGTGGACCCGCAGACGGAGGTGGAGCACGGTCTGCGGCGCTCCCTGGGCGTCTGGCAGCTCACCGCGCTGGGGATCGGCGCCATCATCGGCGCGGGGATCTTCTCGGGCGCGGGCACGGCCGTGTCGGGCGGGCCCAACCACCCCGGCGCCGGACCCGGGCTGGTGGTGTCGTACGTGCTGGTGGCCATCGCCTGCGGCTTCGCGGCGCTGTGCTACGCCGAGTTCGCGTCGCTGATCCCGCAGGCCGGGAGCGCCTACACCTACGCGTACGCCACGCTGGGCGAGCTGATCGCCTGGATCATCGGGTGGGACCTGATCATCGAGTACGCGGTGGGGAACATCGCCGTGGCGGTGAGCTGGTCGGCGTACTTCACCACGCTGCTCTCGGGGTTCGGCATCCACATGCCGTCGTGGCTGGCCACCGACCCGCGGACGGCGTTCCAGGGGTTCACGGCAGTACACGCGGCGACGCCGAGCACGGATCCGACGATGATCGAGGCCGCGCATGCGTGGACCACGGCGCCGCACATCCTGGGCTTTCCCGTGATCATCAACCTGCCGGCGGTGCTGATCGTGGCGCTGATCACCTGGATCCTGGTCATCGGCATCCGCGAGAGCGCGTGGGCCAACACGGTGATGGTGATCCTGAAGCTGGCGATCCTCTTCTTCTTCATCGCCATGGGCTCGTTCTGGGTGAAGCCGGCCAACTGGCACCCGTTCATGCCCAACGGCTGGAACGGCGTGTTCGCGGGCGCGGCGCTCATCTTCTTCGCCTACATCGGCTTCGACGCGGTGTCGACGGCGGCCGAGGAGGCCAAGGACCCGCAGCGCGACATGCCGAAGGCGATGATCCTGTCGCTGATCGCCACCTCCATCATCTACATCGTGGTGACGCTGGTGATGACCGGTCTGGTGCCGTGGAACTCGCACGGCAGCGCCGACCCGCTGGCGGCGGCGTTCACCGAGCGCGGCTACAACTGGGCGGCGGGGATCATCTCCTTCGGCGCCGTGATCGCCATGGCTTCGGTGCTGCTGGTGTTCCAGATGGGGCAGCCGCGCATCTTCTTCTCCATGGCGCGCGACGGGCTGCTGCCGCCGTTCGCCGCGAAGCTGCACCCCAAGTACCGCACGCCGCACGTGACGACCATCCTGACGGGCGCGTTCGTGGCCTTCTTCGCGGCGTTCGCGAACATCAACGAGGTGATCGAGCTCACCAACATCGGCACCCTGTTCGCCTTCGTGCTGGTGGCGGTCGGGGTGATGGCGCTGCGCCTGCGCGAGCCGGAGCGCCACCGGCCGTTCCGCACGCCGGCGGTGTGGTTCGTGGCCCCGGCGGCGATCCTGTCGTGCGGCTTCCTGATGTACCAGCTGCCGCTGATCACCTGGAAGCGCTTCGTGATCTGGCTGGTCGTGGGGCTGGTGTTCTACTTCCTGTACGGCTACTGGAAGAGCAACCTGCGCGACCGCCCCGCAGCGGGGAGCTGA
- a CDS encoding dicarboxylate/amino acid:cation symporter — protein MLKLFRRVSLTQWILIGMATGVLLGFLFPVGNGGFEATSLKPLSTIFLRMIKSIIVPIIFSTLVIGIAGHGDDMKRVGRLALKSLIYFELVTTVALFIGLGAVNLVKPGVGVQLQAPATTGAELAAKGHDLTLGSFLEHLVPQSFAEAAVHNEVLQIVFWSVLFAVALSQVRGRPKELMIGFCEALAEIMFKFTAIIMRFAPIGIGAAIGVTVSHSGLGVLVNLGKLILTLYGALVVFILCVLLPIALAARVPIRKFLQAVRQPALIAFSTTSSEAALPRAMQAMEGIGVPRRIVAFVMPTGYSFNLDGTTLYLALASIFVAQAAGHPLTFWHQLTMMLTLMITSKGVAAVPRASLVILSGTLATFGLPLEGVAVILGVDELMDMARTTVNLVGNCLATVVMARWEGEFDPNAPVIPPEESPRQLGVEQEPGVGRIPDHRPIAGDMDPASAD, from the coding sequence ATGCTGAAGCTCTTCCGCCGCGTCTCGCTGACCCAGTGGATCCTGATCGGCATGGCCACCGGCGTGCTGCTCGGCTTCCTCTTCCCCGTGGGGAACGGGGGGTTCGAGGCCACGTCGCTGAAGCCGCTGTCGACCATCTTCCTGCGGATGATCAAGTCGATCATCGTGCCGATCATCTTCAGCACGCTGGTGATCGGGATCGCGGGGCACGGCGACGACATGAAGCGCGTGGGCCGCCTGGCGCTGAAGTCGCTCATCTACTTCGAGCTGGTGACCACCGTCGCGCTGTTCATCGGGCTGGGCGCGGTGAACCTAGTGAAGCCGGGCGTGGGCGTGCAGCTGCAGGCGCCCGCCACCACCGGCGCGGAGCTGGCGGCCAAGGGGCACGACCTGACGCTGGGCTCGTTCCTGGAGCACCTGGTGCCGCAGAGCTTTGCCGAGGCGGCGGTGCACAACGAGGTGCTGCAGATCGTCTTCTGGTCGGTGCTGTTCGCGGTGGCGCTGTCGCAGGTGCGCGGGCGGCCCAAGGAGCTGATGATCGGCTTCTGCGAGGCGCTGGCGGAGATCATGTTCAAGTTCACCGCCATCATCATGCGCTTCGCGCCCATCGGCATCGGCGCGGCCATCGGGGTGACGGTGAGCCACAGCGGGCTGGGCGTGCTGGTGAACCTGGGGAAGCTGATCCTGACGCTGTACGGCGCGCTGGTGGTCTTCATCCTCTGCGTCCTCCTTCCCATCGCCCTCGCCGCGCGGGTGCCGATCCGCAAGTTCCTGCAGGCGGTGCGGCAGCCGGCGCTGATCGCGTTCTCGACCACCTCGAGCGAGGCGGCGCTGCCGCGGGCCATGCAGGCGATGGAGGGGATCGGGGTGCCGCGGCGGATCGTGGCGTTCGTGATGCCCACCGGATACTCGTTCAACCTGGACGGTACCACGCTGTACCTGGCGCTGGCGTCGATCTTCGTGGCGCAGGCGGCCGGGCACCCGCTGACGTTCTGGCACCAGCTCACGATGATGCTGACGCTGATGATCACCTCCAAGGGCGTCGCCGCAGTGCCGCGCGCCTCGCTGGTGATCCTCTCGGGCACCCTGGCGACCTTCGGGCTGCCGCTGGAGGGCGTGGCCGTGATCCTGGGCGTCGACGAGCTGATGGACATGGCGCGGACCACGGTGAACCTGGTGGGCAACTGCCTGGCGACGGTGGTGATGGCGCGCTGGGAGGGCGAGTTCGACCCGAACGCCCCCGTGATCCCACCGGAGGAGTCGCCCCGCCAGCTGGGCGTGGAGCAGGAGCCCGGCGTGGGCCGCATCCCCGACCACCGCCCCATCGCCGGCGACATGGACCCGGCGTCGGCGGACTGA
- a CDS encoding biopolymer transporter ExbD, whose amino-acid sequence MGMAAAKRGGAVAEINVTPMIDVLLVLLIIFMVVQQGLRRGMAVQVPPPKTDPAAPSRPDGQIVLEVLPGGRYAINTQPVGAEGLQSAVERTFAGRPRKVLFVKGGENLTYGDVVTAVDATRAAGVEVIGLVPRAGS is encoded by the coding sequence ATGGGCATGGCCGCGGCGAAGCGGGGCGGAGCGGTGGCGGAGATCAACGTGACGCCGATGATCGACGTGCTGCTGGTGCTGCTGATCATCTTCATGGTGGTGCAGCAGGGGCTGCGGCGCGGGATGGCGGTGCAGGTCCCGCCGCCGAAGACCGACCCGGCCGCCCCGAGCCGGCCGGACGGCCAGATCGTGCTGGAGGTGCTCCCCGGCGGCCGCTACGCCATCAACACGCAGCCGGTGGGCGCGGAGGGGCTGCAGAGCGCGGTGGAGCGGACCTTCGCCGGGCGGCCGCGGAAGGTGCTGTTCGTGAAGGGCGGCGAGAACCTGACCTACGGCGACGTGGTGACGGCGGTGGACGCGACGCGCGCCGCCGGCGTGGAGGTGATCGGGCTGGTGCCGCGCGCCGGAAGCTGA
- a CDS encoding ExbD/TolR family protein — translation MRGTLPAASFEVAAEINVTPMIDVMLVLLIIFMVVTPAMSIAALPRARHTEYQRDRHPTLLVDARGAFAIDFAGRTERVAPGRLRARLAEIYARTPEDHVIYLKADRDVGYGSVLTALDAARAAGVRRVAAITEMPRRDERR, via the coding sequence ATGCGGGGCACCCTTCCGGCGGCGAGCTTCGAGGTCGCGGCTGAGATCAACGTCACGCCGATGATCGACGTGATGCTGGTGCTGCTCATCATCTTCATGGTCGTCACGCCGGCGATGTCCATCGCTGCGCTTCCCCGGGCCCGCCACACCGAGTACCAGCGCGACAGGCACCCCACCCTGCTCGTGGACGCGCGCGGCGCCTTCGCCATCGACTTCGCGGGGCGGACGGAGCGGGTGGCGCCGGGGCGGCTGCGGGCGCGGCTGGCGGAGATCTACGCCCGCACGCCCGAGGATCACGTCATCTACCTGAAGGCGGACCGCGACGTAGGGTACGGGAGCGTGCTGACGGCGCTGGACGCGGCCCGGGCGGCGGGGGTGCGCCGGGTCGCGGCGATCACCGAGATGCCGCGGCGCGACGAGCGCCGCTGA
- a CDS encoding biopolymer transporter ExbD: protein MAMGVGGNKGGPASDINVTPMIDVLLVLLIIFMVVQQGLQRGVAMQVPPPKDKDEVAQKSNPEDQIVLEVNPGPAYAINRQPVAYDALESTLRDLYAQRPRKIIFVKGAENMTYGDIVHAVDASRAAGVEIVGLVPRPEVGPTAPAAAPAAP from the coding sequence ATGGCAATGGGAGTTGGCGGGAACAAGGGCGGTCCGGCGTCGGACATCAACGTGACGCCCATGATCGACGTGCTGCTGGTGCTGCTCATCATCTTCATGGTGGTGCAGCAGGGGCTGCAGCGCGGCGTGGCCATGCAGGTGCCGCCGCCCAAGGACAAGGACGAGGTGGCGCAGAAGTCCAACCCCGAGGACCAGATCGTGCTCGAGGTGAACCCCGGGCCGGCGTACGCCATCAACCGGCAGCCGGTGGCCTACGACGCGCTGGAGTCCACGCTGCGCGACCTGTACGCGCAGCGGCCGCGCAAGATCATCTTCGTGAAGGGCGCGGAGAACATGACCTACGGCGACATCGTGCATGCGGTGGACGCCAGCCGCGCCGCCGGCGTGGAGATCGTGGGTCTCGTGCCACGCCCCGAGGTGGGCCCCACGGCTCCGGCCGCCGCACCCGCGGCTCCCTGA
- a CDS encoding biopolymer transporter ExbD, with protein MAGGGHLGGAASFGGSPLPKVAGMESDVNADINVTPMIDVMLVLLIIFMITVPSLAGYTAILPKAKTAAPEKEKRVTLGIDRQGNFYIEGKQTKKVAPDQLSEQLKQAYASRPDDHVLYMKADNQAGYDKVLTAIDAARIAGVRRIGAITELPQAKAKE; from the coding sequence ATGGCCGGAGGAGGACACCTCGGCGGAGCCGCCAGCTTCGGCGGCTCTCCCCTGCCGAAGGTTGCCGGGATGGAGTCGGACGTGAACGCCGACATCAACGTCACGCCCATGATCGACGTGATGCTGGTGCTGCTGATCATCTTCATGATCACGGTGCCGTCGCTGGCGGGGTACACGGCCATCCTCCCCAAGGCGAAGACCGCCGCTCCCGAGAAGGAGAAGCGCGTCACGCTGGGCATCGACCGCCAGGGGAACTTCTACATCGAAGGGAAGCAGACCAAGAAGGTGGCGCCCGACCAGCTTTCCGAGCAGCTGAAGCAGGCGTACGCCTCGCGTCCCGACGATCACGTGCTGTACATGAAGGCCGACAACCAGGCCGGCTACGACAAGGTGCTGACCGCCATCGACGCGGCCCGGATCGCGGGGGTCCGCCGCATCGGCGCCATCACCGAGCTGCCCCAGGCCAAGGCCAAGGAATAA
- a CDS encoding MotA/TolQ/ExbB proton channel family protein produces the protein MDFAKIWHNTGLFNRGIVIFLALMSVVSLSVAVTKWIRFRKMARATRAFAPVFSQALENDNIPEALAAADQYPGSHVARVLGESLREVAPLLEDPRAAGAAIVSCERSVEREQILLANDLKSGMGLLATIGATAPFVGLLGTTLGIVRSFMGMGETGAGLEAVSAGIAEALIATAIGLVAAIPAVWLYNYFTARLDTLFSELAYAGREMIDWMMTRQARRELAGGGNPTFHHGD, from the coding sequence ATGGATTTCGCCAAGATCTGGCACAACACCGGCCTGTTCAACAGGGGGATCGTGATCTTCCTGGCGCTCATGAGCGTGGTGTCGCTTTCCGTGGCCGTGACCAAGTGGATCCGGTTCCGCAAGATGGCGCGCGCCACCCGTGCGTTCGCCCCGGTGTTCTCGCAGGCGCTGGAAAACGACAACATCCCCGAGGCGCTGGCCGCCGCCGACCAGTACCCCGGCAGCCACGTGGCCCGCGTGCTGGGCGAGTCGCTGCGCGAGGTGGCCCCGCTGCTCGAGGATCCGCGCGCCGCGGGCGCCGCGATCGTCTCCTGCGAGCGGTCGGTGGAGCGTGAGCAGATCCTGCTGGCCAACGACCTGAAGAGCGGGATGGGGCTGCTGGCCACCATCGGCGCCACCGCGCCCTTCGTGGGGCTGCTGGGCACCACGCTCGGCATCGTGCGCTCGTTCATGGGCATGGGCGAGACCGGCGCCGGCCTCGAGGCGGTGTCGGCCGGTATCGCCGAGGCGCTGATCGCCACGGCCATCGGCCTGGTGGCGGCCATCCCGGCGGTGTGGCTGTACAACTACTTCACCGCGCGCCTCGACACGCTGTTCTCGGAGCTGGCCTACGCCGGCCGCGAGATGATCGACTGGATGATGACGCGCCAGGCCCGCCGCGAGCTGGCCGGCGGCGGCAACCCCACCTTCCACCACGGGGACTGA
- a CDS encoding TonB family protein has product MFNKLDRKKKSFWSPWSIGAALLVEAGIALLIMRSGMSGPLNKKSDELVDYVEVEQNKPKAPEPPPPPPPPPPPETPDAPPPVAKGFQELVPPVEPPREIPKVDPNQVAVNANDFSGVGKAGGSATGSENGVQQSTEQRTAAPDEGTYELSAVEEQPSLSNSSEVQRQLARNYPPLLRDAGVIGTVTLRMRVLEDGHVDPESISVENTTHDAFADAAKRVVEKMRFRPAKVGGHPVKVWVTLPVTFQLQT; this is encoded by the coding sequence ATGTTCAACAAGCTGGACCGGAAGAAGAAGAGCTTCTGGTCGCCATGGAGCATCGGGGCCGCCCTCCTCGTCGAGGCGGGGATCGCGCTCCTGATCATGCGCTCGGGGATGAGCGGACCGCTCAACAAGAAGAGCGACGAGCTGGTCGACTACGTGGAGGTCGAGCAGAACAAGCCCAAGGCTCCCGAGCCGCCGCCTCCGCCCCCGCCGCCTCCGCCGCCCGAGACGCCCGACGCGCCTCCCCCGGTGGCCAAGGGCTTCCAGGAGCTGGTGCCGCCCGTGGAGCCGCCCCGGGAGATCCCCAAGGTCGACCCCAACCAGGTGGCGGTGAACGCCAACGACTTCTCGGGCGTGGGCAAGGCCGGCGGCTCCGCCACCGGCTCGGAGAACGGCGTGCAGCAGTCCACCGAGCAGCGCACCGCGGCCCCCGACGAGGGGACGTACGAGCTCTCGGCGGTGGAGGAGCAGCCCTCGCTCTCCAACAGCTCCGAGGTGCAGCGGCAGCTGGCGCGCAACTACCCGCCCCTGCTGCGCGACGCCGGCGTGATCGGCACGGTGACCCTGCGCATGCGCGTGCTGGAAGACGGCCACGTGGACCCCGAGAGCATCTCGGTGGAGAACACCACCCACGACGCGTTCGCCGACGCGGCCAAGCGGGTGGTCGAAAAGATGCGGTTCCGGCCCGCCAAGGTGGGCGGCCACCCGGTGAAGGTATGGGTCACGCTTCCCGTGACCTTCCAGCTCCAGACCTGA
- a CDS encoding MBL fold metallo-hydrolase has product MTLPFEESPGVHRVDLNWAGHPGQVAAYLVDGGDALAVVESGPTSTLPAVLGAVRALGRAPEEITHVLVTHVHLDHAGGAGTLLRHAPRAKVHVHPRGARHLADPSRLLASAAMLYGGEMDRLWGEMAPVPADRLVVLEDGDEVRIGTRRLRAVDTPGHAWHHHAYHDSDARLVFTGDVGGIRLRHAPYVCAPTPPPDIDLDAWQESLRRLRALDAAMLLPTHFGGISDPGWHLDDLAARLRGWAAWTEEQARAGADSAGMAAALRDRATADIVAATGSEEMARAYETAVPYPMMAAGLERWWKKARAASR; this is encoded by the coding sequence ATGACGCTGCCGTTCGAAGAATCCCCCGGCGTCCACCGCGTGGACCTGAACTGGGCCGGGCACCCCGGCCAGGTCGCCGCGTACCTGGTGGACGGCGGGGACGCCCTCGCCGTCGTGGAGAGCGGCCCGACGAGCACCCTCCCCGCCGTGCTCGGCGCCGTCCGCGCGCTGGGCCGCGCGCCGGAGGAGATCACGCACGTACTGGTGACGCACGTGCACCTGGACCACGCGGGCGGCGCCGGCACCCTCCTGCGCCACGCGCCCCGCGCGAAGGTGCACGTCCACCCGCGCGGCGCCAGGCACCTGGCCGATCCGTCCCGCCTCCTGGCCAGCGCGGCGATGCTGTACGGCGGGGAGATGGACCGGCTGTGGGGGGAGATGGCTCCCGTTCCCGCGGACCGTCTCGTCGTCCTGGAAGATGGGGACGAGGTGCGGATCGGCACCCGGCGCCTGCGCGCGGTCGACACGCCGGGGCACGCCTGGCACCACCACGCGTACCACGATTCCGACGCGCGCCTCGTCTTCACCGGCGACGTCGGGGGGATCCGGCTGCGGCACGCGCCGTACGTCTGCGCGCCCACCCCGCCGCCGGACATCGACCTGGACGCCTGGCAGGAAAGCCTGCGCCGCCTCCGCGCGCTGGATGCGGCGATGCTGCTGCCGACGCACTTCGGCGGCATCTCCGACCCCGGGTGGCACCTGGACGACCTCGCCGCGCGTCTCCGTGGCTGGGCCGCGTGGACAGAGGAGCAGGCCCGCGCGGGTGCGGATTCCGCCGGCATGGCCGCCGCCCTCCGCGACCGCGCCACCGCCGACATCGTCGCCGCCACGGGGAGCGAGGAGATGGCGCGCGCCTACGAGACCGCCGTCCCCTACCCCATGATGGCCGCCGGCCTGGAGCGCTGGTGGAAGAAGGCGCGCGCGGCCAGCCGGTAA
- a CDS encoding APC family permease produces the protein MAEGERDKAPGLRRELGLSDAVGIGFGAIVGAGIFAVTGIAAGVAGPAVLLALPLAGVAATANALSSAELAASYPQAGGTYEYGYRVLHPWAGFAAGWMFLASKTAAAGTVGLAIAAYLERIAPGLPGRAVAVVAVVLFTAVNALGIRKSSAVNLGIVAVATAVLLAFSAVGVARFDASHLHPLMPPSGAGGVLRAAALLFFAYTGYARVATLGEEVREPRRTIPRAILITVAGVSVLYLLVTAAAVGSVGAEVLARTDAPLAEAARAMGMPELEVIVSAGAVCAMLGVLLSQLLGLSRMVFAMARRGDLPRPLAKVDARSGAPRRAVVLVGAGAALAAAFGTLRAIAPAASFAILLYYALANLAALRMPREGRLYPDAVPAVGLAACALLAASIPPRTMGVGIAVLAAGFIVRAAARTLAGPAGGD, from the coding sequence ATGGCAGAGGGGGAGCGGGACAAGGCGCCCGGGCTGCGGCGCGAGCTGGGGCTGAGCGACGCGGTGGGGATCGGCTTCGGCGCCATCGTGGGCGCGGGGATCTTCGCGGTCACGGGGATCGCGGCCGGCGTCGCAGGGCCGGCGGTGCTGCTCGCGCTGCCGCTGGCGGGGGTGGCGGCGACCGCCAACGCGCTGAGCTCGGCCGAGCTGGCGGCGTCGTATCCGCAGGCCGGGGGGACGTACGAGTACGGCTACCGCGTGCTGCACCCGTGGGCCGGGTTCGCGGCCGGGTGGATGTTCCTGGCGAGCAAGACGGCCGCGGCAGGGACCGTGGGGCTGGCGATCGCCGCGTACCTGGAGCGGATCGCGCCGGGGCTTCCCGGGCGCGCGGTGGCGGTCGTCGCCGTCGTCCTCTTCACCGCCGTGAATGCGTTGGGGATCCGCAAGTCCAGCGCGGTGAACCTGGGGATCGTCGCCGTCGCCACCGCGGTGCTGCTGGCGTTCAGCGCGGTGGGGGTGGCGCGCTTCGACGCCTCGCATCTCCATCCCCTGATGCCGCCGTCGGGCGCGGGCGGGGTGCTCCGGGCGGCGGCGCTGCTGTTCTTCGCGTACACGGGCTACGCGCGCGTGGCCACGCTGGGCGAGGAGGTGCGCGAGCCGCGGCGCACCATCCCCCGCGCGATCCTGATCACCGTCGCGGGCGTCTCCGTTCTCTACCTGCTGGTGACGGCGGCGGCGGTGGGGTCGGTGGGGGCGGAGGTGCTGGCGCGCACGGACGCGCCGCTGGCCGAGGCCGCGCGGGCGATGGGGATGCCGGAGCTGGAGGTGATCGTCTCCGCGGGCGCGGTGTGCGCCATGCTGGGCGTCCTCCTCTCCCAGCTGCTGGGTTTGAGCCGGATGGTGTTCGCGATGGCGCGGCGGGGAGACCTGCCGCGGCCGCTGGCGAAGGTGGACGCGCGAAGCGGGGCGCCGCGGCGCGCGGTGGTGCTGGTGGGCGCGGGCGCGGCGCTGGCGGCGGCGTTCGGAACCCTGCGCGCCATCGCGCCGGCGGCGAGCTTCGCCATCCTGCTCTACTACGCGCTGGCGAACCTGGCCGCGCTGCGGATGCCGCGCGAAGGCAGGCTGTACCCGGACGCCGTCCCCGCCGTGGGGCTGGCCGCCTGCGCGCTGCTGGCCGCGTCCATCCCGCCGCGGACGATGGGGGTCGGCATCGCCGTGCTCGCCGCCGGGTTCATCGTCCGGGCGGCGGCGCGCACACTCGCAGGGCCCGCGGGGGGCGATTAG
- a CDS encoding stage II sporulation protein M → MAQAAAAYVLNDRQVDIETPEHVSVGYELADMGSRFLARLIDWLILLVFWIILFIVSMYMLPAVAMAGETGVAVLFGGLLIVQLVVAFGYSMFFECFRDGQTPGKKVMRIRVVQDGGYPLGVQAAVLRNLLRIVDLQPVISCGVAGLSMMLHPRTKRLGDIAAGTVVVRDRSGQPIPEEHVPRNAPALGPPRLAEQEFAALSMYVERRASLEYPVRARLAGTLMQRLAHRLGNDPRQAQMPVDHYLGMLYEEEGLRRRASGAGGRAGSGQATALFRRQRPAWDAYGRMLEEARRGGLAAMGEARVSRFAAMYRELSADLARARTYGGSPELLFALERAVGAGHNLLYRAPSQGWAGVRRFVTGGFAVLVRRHRVPIAVASALFYLPALFTFAAVRRDPAVGRDLMPPQMMARAELAAERRAQGKGYVNAEEQGGMVIMSSEIMVNNIVVTIKAYAGGMLAGVGTVLALVFNGIPLGVVAGIFANYHQNLHLWAFILPHGVFELTAICIAGGAGLLLASAILLPGRQTRGRALVERGRESVQLFMGTLLMLVIAGIIEGFISPSHLPNAVKLSLAALFATLLVTYLTLAGRDQPAPDASAA, encoded by the coding sequence ATGGCACAGGCCGCAGCGGCGTACGTGCTGAACGACCGCCAGGTGGACATCGAGACGCCCGAGCACGTTTCGGTGGGCTACGAGCTGGCGGACATGGGCTCGCGCTTCCTGGCCCGGCTGATCGACTGGCTGATCCTGCTGGTGTTCTGGATCATCCTCTTCATCGTCAGCATGTACATGCTCCCCGCGGTGGCCATGGCGGGCGAGACGGGCGTGGCCGTGCTCTTCGGCGGGCTGCTGATCGTCCAGCTGGTGGTGGCGTTCGGCTACTCGATGTTCTTCGAGTGCTTCCGCGACGGCCAGACGCCGGGGAAGAAGGTGATGCGCATCCGCGTGGTGCAGGACGGCGGCTACCCGCTGGGCGTGCAGGCCGCGGTGCTGCGCAACCTGCTGCGCATCGTGGACCTGCAGCCCGTGATCAGCTGCGGCGTGGCGGGACTGTCGATGATGCTGCATCCCCGCACCAAGCGCCTGGGCGACATCGCCGCGGGAACGGTGGTGGTGCGCGACCGCTCCGGGCAGCCCATTCCCGAGGAGCACGTGCCGCGCAACGCCCCGGCGCTGGGGCCGCCGCGGCTGGCCGAGCAGGAGTTCGCCGCGCTGTCGATGTACGTGGAGCGGCGCGCCTCGCTGGAGTACCCCGTGCGCGCGCGGCTGGCGGGCACGCTGATGCAGCGGCTGGCGCACCGGCTGGGGAACGACCCGCGCCAGGCGCAGATGCCGGTGGACCACTACCTGGGAATGCTGTACGAGGAGGAAGGGCTGCGCCGCCGCGCGTCGGGCGCCGGCGGGCGCGCGGGGTCGGGGCAGGCGACCGCGCTCTTCCGCCGCCAGCGCCCGGCGTGGGACGCGTACGGGCGGATGCTGGAGGAGGCGCGCCGCGGCGGGCTGGCGGCCATGGGCGAGGCGCGGGTGTCGCGCTTCGCGGCGATGTACCGCGAGCTCTCGGCGGACCTGGCGCGGGCGCGCACCTACGGCGGCTCGCCGGAGCTGCTGTTCGCGCTGGAGCGCGCCGTGGGCGCGGGGCACAACCTGCTCTACCGCGCGCCGTCGCAGGGGTGGGCGGGCGTGCGCCGCTTCGTGACGGGCGGCTTCGCGGTGCTGGTGCGGCGCCACCGGGTGCCCATCGCCGTAGCCAGCGCGCTCTTCTACCTTCCCGCGCTCTTCACCTTCGCGGCGGTGCGGCGCGACCCGGCGGTGGGACGCGACCTGATGCCGCCGCAGATGATGGCCCGCGCCGAGCTGGCTGCCGAGCGCCGCGCGCAGGGGAAGGGGTACGTGAACGCCGAGGAGCAGGGCGGGATGGTGATCATGTCCAGCGAGATCATGGTCAACAACATCGTGGTCACCATCAAGGCGTACGCCGGGGGGATGCTGGCGGGGGTGGGAACGGTGCTGGCGCTGGTCTTCAACGGCATTCCGCTGGGCGTGGTGGCCGGGATCTTCGCCAACTACCACCAGAACCTGCACCTCTGGGCCTTCATCCTCCCGCACGGCGTGTTCGAGCTGACCGCCATCTGCATCGCGGGCGGGGCGGGGCTGCTGCTGGCCTCGGCCATCCTCCTTCCCGGCCGCCAGACGCGCGGCCGGGCGCTGGTGGAGCGCGGGCGCGAATCGGTGCAGCTGTTCATGGGCACGCTGCTGATGTTGGTGATCGCCGGCATCATCGAAGGCTTCATCTCCCCCTCGCACCTGCCGAACGCGGTGAAGCTGTCGCTGGCCGCGCTCTTCGCCACGCTGCTGGTGACGTACCTGACGCTGGCGGGGCGCGACCAGCCGGCGCCCGACGCATCCGCGGCGTGA